In one Nostoc sp. KVJ3 genomic region, the following are encoded:
- a CDS encoding MFS transporter codes for MSIFKGVKAESIGIVPVQLILFTAGLLFWSSLSSLLPTLPLYINDVGASKQEIGIVMGSFAIGLLLSRPTLGRLADKRGRKIVLLVGTIVAAIAPFGYLATQSIELLIMVRIFHGISVAAFTTGYSALVADLAPAETRGEIIGYMTLATPLGLAIGPALGGYLEATSGYGILFLLSAELGFVALLGIIQVTNPPVQTQEQTQGDDVYDGLRLRNFWQILSSPQVKVPTIVMLLVGMSIGAVHTFVSLFLKSSQVDFNGGLFFTAAAISSFTIRVFAGKASDRFGRGLFITFGIFCYVLALILLWQADRAIVFLLAAIAEGAGGGTLISMMITMMADRSQPQERGQVFAICVAGLDLGIAIAAPLLGIIAEQVGYRNMFGYGAAMTSLALVIFLTQSSKDLFNSLRFALGLAPDAYALKNLKVRSEEL; via the coding sequence GTGAGTATTTTTAAGGGAGTGAAGGCTGAAAGTATTGGTATTGTTCCTGTGCAACTGATTTTATTTACGGCAGGTTTATTATTTTGGTCGAGCCTATCTTCGCTCTTACCAACTCTACCGCTTTACATCAATGATGTGGGTGCAAGCAAGCAAGAAATTGGGATTGTTATGGGCAGTTTTGCCATTGGCTTATTGCTATCTCGCCCGACACTGGGACGGTTAGCGGATAAACGTGGTCGAAAAATTGTCTTGTTGGTTGGTACGATAGTAGCCGCGATCGCACCCTTTGGTTACTTGGCAACCCAATCAATTGAATTATTAATCATGGTGCGGATTTTTCACGGCATTAGCGTTGCGGCTTTTACCACTGGCTACAGCGCCTTAGTCGCAGATTTAGCTCCCGCAGAAACTCGTGGTGAAATCATCGGTTACATGACTCTAGCAACTCCCCTTGGTTTAGCAATTGGCCCTGCCTTGGGTGGGTATTTGGAAGCTACAAGTGGTTACGGGATATTATTTCTGTTATCCGCCGAATTGGGTTTTGTCGCTCTCTTGGGGATTATCCAAGTCACGAATCCCCCAGTGCAGACACAGGAACAAACTCAGGGAGACGATGTCTACGACGGGCTACGCCTACGCAATTTTTGGCAAATTTTGAGCAGTCCACAGGTGAAAGTTCCAACTATAGTTATGTTGCTAGTTGGGATGTCTATCGGTGCTGTACATACCTTTGTGTCGTTATTCCTCAAATCCAGTCAAGTGGACTTCAATGGCGGACTGTTTTTTACGGCGGCGGCAATTTCTAGTTTTACTATCAGAGTCTTTGCTGGTAAGGCAAGCGATCGCTTTGGTCGTGGTTTGTTTATCACTTTTGGTATTTTTTGCTACGTTTTAGCCTTAATACTGCTGTGGCAAGCTGACAGGGCGATAGTTTTCTTGCTGGCTGCGATCGCTGAAGGTGCTGGTGGTGGTACACTAATCTCGATGATGATTACAATGATGGCAGACCGCTCGCAGCCGCAAGAACGGGGGCAAGTTTTTGCTATATGTGTAGCTGGACTTGACCTGGGAATTGCGATCGCTGCTCCTCTTCTGGGTATCATTGCCGAACAGGTAGGCTACCGCAATATGTTTGGCTACGGTGCTGCAATGACTTCCCTAGCACTTGTCATCTTCCTCACCCAGTCGAGCAAAGACCTGTTCAACTCTCTGCGCTTTGCACTAGGTCTAGCTCCAGATGCTTATGCCTTGAAAAACTTAAAAGTTAGGAGTGAAGAACTTTAA
- the moaC gene encoding cyclic pyranopterin monophosphate synthase MoaC has translation MTQDNFPSNFVSLTHLDRHGQAQMVDVSDKAPTIRQAVAAANVRMLPTTFAAIQAGNVPKGDVLATARLAGIMAAKQTAALIPLCHTLPLQKIAVEIIPDPQLPGYQIQATVKTKAETGVEMEALTAVSVAALTLYDMAKALEKSIQIESIRLISKSGGKSGDYSLSE, from the coding sequence ATGACGCAAGATAATTTTCCATCTAATTTTGTCAGCTTAACCCATCTAGATCGCCACGGACAGGCACAGATGGTAGATGTGTCTGATAAAGCACCCACTATCCGCCAAGCAGTAGCTGCGGCTAATGTCCGAATGCTGCCAACAACCTTCGCTGCAATTCAAGCCGGCAATGTTCCAAAAGGCGACGTATTAGCGACTGCAAGATTGGCTGGGATTATGGCAGCCAAGCAAACAGCCGCTTTAATTCCTCTGTGTCATACGTTGCCTTTGCAAAAAATCGCGGTCGAAATTATACCCGATCCACAACTACCTGGTTATCAAATTCAAGCCACAGTTAAAACCAAAGCTGAAACTGGTGTAGAGATGGAAGCTTTAACTGCTGTTTCTGTGGCTGCCCTGACTTTATACGATATGGCGAAAGCTTTAGAGAAGTCGATTCAAATTGAATCAATTCGTTTAATCAGCAAGAGTGGCGGGAAATCAGGAGATTATTCTTTGTCAGAGTAG
- a CDS encoding HoxN/HupN/NixA family nickel/cobalt transporter, protein MLSRFSRVFNDSSRNVRRKVINIYAFLISVNILIWVVALIAFHSYPLLLGTAVLAYSFGLRHAVDADHIAAIDNVTRKLMQENKRPVSVGFFFSLGHSTVVIAASVAIALTTATIHNNFPNLEKIGGLISSTVSALFLLAIAAINMVVLWDVYKTFQTVKRGGIYDEQSLDEFLNQRGLLGRIFRPLFRLIDSSWQMFPLGFLFGLGFDTATEVALLGISANQAAKGLPIWSILLFPALFTAGMSLIDTTDGILMLGAYGWAYVKPIRKLYYNMTITLVSVLVAVVIGGIEALNIIGDQLQLKSPFWDFISKLGDNFGTIGYLIIAIFIFSWLLSTIIYKVNKYDDLEVTSGTTTKQGRNRH, encoded by the coding sequence ATGCTATCCAGATTTTCGCGTGTTTTCAACGATAGTTCCAGAAACGTTAGACGTAAAGTTATCAACATTTATGCGTTCCTGATTAGCGTGAATATTTTGATCTGGGTAGTTGCCCTAATTGCATTCCACAGCTATCCTCTTCTGCTTGGGACTGCCGTATTAGCTTATAGCTTTGGTTTACGTCATGCTGTCGATGCCGATCACATCGCTGCGATCGACAATGTTACCCGTAAATTGATGCAGGAGAACAAACGACCTGTTTCTGTTGGATTCTTCTTCTCTCTAGGTCATTCCACCGTTGTAATTGCTGCCTCTGTTGCGATCGCTTTAACTACTGCAACTATCCATAACAACTTTCCCAATTTAGAAAAGATTGGAGGGCTAATTAGCAGTACCGTTTCTGCACTTTTCCTACTAGCAATTGCAGCAATCAATATGGTGGTGCTGTGGGATGTTTATAAGACCTTCCAAACCGTCAAGCGAGGAGGAATCTACGACGAGCAATCCTTAGATGAATTTCTAAACCAACGTGGGCTACTCGGTCGCATTTTTCGTCCTTTGTTTCGGTTGATAGATAGTAGCTGGCAAATGTTTCCTTTAGGTTTCCTTTTTGGTTTAGGCTTCGACACAGCGACAGAGGTCGCACTGCTGGGGATTTCTGCGAATCAAGCAGCTAAAGGTCTGCCTATCTGGTCGATCCTATTGTTTCCAGCTTTGTTCACCGCAGGGATGTCTCTGATTGACACCACTGACGGTATTTTAATGCTTGGTGCTTATGGCTGGGCTTACGTCAAACCAATCCGCAAGCTTTACTACAACATGACCATCACCCTTGTTTCTGTACTAGTTGCTGTGGTCATTGGTGGAATTGAAGCTCTGAATATTATTGGCGATCAGTTACAACTGAAAAGTCCGTTTTGGGATTTCATTAGTAAACTAGGTGATAATTTTGGCACAATTGGTTACTTAATCATTGCCATTTTTATATTCAGTTGGTTACTTTCGACCATCATCTACAAAGTCAATAAGTATGATGATTTAGAAGTCACTAGTGGTACAACTACTAAACAGGGGAGAAATAGGCATTGA
- a CDS encoding Uma2 family endonuclease: MTIFEQIDPDLLYPDSDGKPMADNTEQYRWIVLIKENLEILLANNENVLIAGDLLWYPVRSRLIAPTAPDVMVVFGRSKGKRRSYRQWQEDNIPPQVVFEILSYSNDTKEMERKLEFYDTYGVEEYYLYDPESFQLDGWLRQNNHLNKLWQMDGWTSPRLGVKFQTGQGELVIYRPDGQRFLNSLELNQRAEQAELLVEQERQRAEQERQRAEQERQRAEQLAAYLRNLGIDPDNLP, translated from the coding sequence ATGACGATCTTTGAGCAAATAGACCCCGATCTCCTCTATCCAGATAGTGACGGCAAACCAATGGCAGACAATACAGAACAATATCGTTGGATTGTCCTGATTAAGGAGAATTTAGAGATTCTGCTTGCTAATAATGAGAATGTTTTGATTGCGGGAGATTTACTTTGGTATCCCGTCCGTTCTCGGCTAATTGCACCAACTGCACCTGATGTCATGGTTGTTTTCGGTAGATCAAAGGGAAAACGTCGTTCTTATCGTCAGTGGCAAGAAGATAATATTCCACCGCAAGTAGTCTTTGAAATTCTTTCTTATAGTAATGATACCAAGGAAATGGAGCGGAAGCTGGAGTTTTACGATACTTACGGGGTTGAAGAATACTATTTATACGATCCTGAAAGCTTTCAACTAGATGGCTGGTTGCGGCAAAATAACCATTTGAATAAGCTATGGCAAATGGATGGTTGGACAAGCCCCCGCTTAGGAGTTAAATTTCAGACGGGGCAAGGGGAGTTAGTAATTTACCGTCCAGATGGACAAAGATTTTTAAATTCCCTAGAACTCAATCAACGGGCAGAACAGGCTGAGTTATTGGTAGAACAAGAACGTCAACGTGCTGAACAGGAACGTCAACGCGCCGAACAGGAACGTCAACGCGCTGAACAGTTGGCAGCATATTTGCGTAATCTCGGCATTGATCCTGACAATCTCCCGTGA
- a CDS encoding DUF3181 family protein, protein MAKTNTTELLEALAAEIGESVYMDIAKWHLYLSNAKLHTLVAERLYPLITSNSVNEDQVLKVLQSITVKIGGGRSELPLIDLLPLQCQVTLVDILEKFQRDS, encoded by the coding sequence ATGGCTAAGACTAACACCACAGAACTACTAGAAGCCCTAGCAGCTGAGATTGGCGAAAGTGTCTATATGGACATTGCCAAATGGCATCTTTATTTATCTAATGCCAAACTGCATACCCTTGTCGCTGAACGACTGTATCCTTTAATTACTTCTAACAGTGTAAATGAAGACCAAGTTTTAAAAGTCTTGCAATCAATTACAGTAAAAATTGGCGGCGGTAGAAGTGAACTTCCTTTAATCGATTTACTGCCACTGCAATGCCAGGTTACTTTAGTTGATATTTTGGAGAAATTTCAACGCGATTCATAA
- a CDS encoding acetyltransferase, translated as MLLQLKDSEKLVKILEIQELLDPNSNVVHGREQEGEEEQPPDSFKKENLVFPSGEVLPRCWLDADYRHDNA; from the coding sequence ATGCTTTTACAACTCAAAGATAGTGAAAAATTGGTGAAAATTCTCGAAATTCAAGAACTGCTCGATCCGAATAGTAATGTTGTTCATGGACGAGAACAAGAAGGTGAAGAAGAACAACCACCTGATAGTTTTAAAAAAGAAAATCTCGTTTTTCCTTCAGGTGAAGTTCTACCACGCTGTTGGTTAGATGCCGACTATAGACACGACAACGCTTAA
- a CDS encoding ABA4-like family protein, giving the protein MTISQLFNVANLFVLPFWALMILLPNWKVTRQIMSSYLPFVLLAGAYLYLFISSITPENAQALSNPQLADIAKFFADETAAATGWIHFLVMDLFVGRWIYWEGQKTGIWTIHSLALCLFAGPMGLLSHILTYWITKTFFPKFQHNETVMVEEKA; this is encoded by the coding sequence ATGACAATCTCTCAACTTTTTAACGTCGCCAATCTTTTTGTGTTACCTTTTTGGGCACTGATGATTTTATTGCCAAATTGGAAAGTTACACGGCAGATAATGTCATCATATTTGCCCTTTGTGCTGTTGGCTGGAGCGTATTTGTATTTGTTTATCAGCAGTATTACGCCAGAAAATGCCCAAGCTTTATCAAATCCCCAATTAGCTGATATCGCTAAATTTTTTGCAGATGAAACGGCTGCTGCAACGGGTTGGATTCATTTTCTAGTCATGGATTTATTCGTCGGTCGCTGGATTTATTGGGAAGGGCAGAAAACAGGTATTTGGACAATTCATTCCCTTGCACTGTGTTTATTTGCTGGCCCTATGGGATTACTCTCTCACATCTTGACTTACTGGATTACTAAGACATTTTTCCCGAAATTTCAGCACAATGAAACGGTGATGGTAGAAGAAAAAGCGTAA